A section of the Leptotrichia sp. HSP-342 genome encodes:
- a CDS encoding YkvA family protein, with amino-acid sequence MLKRAKKLYEKYKKTKVTVEDLKKAGKLKNHLGAVATKFGLLVRILQADRREEFKIPAMDKVKIIGAIVYVISTIDAVPDILPIIGFGDDIGIVAYVISKLGNLISEYEKFEIQKKREDKDRNVDWDNLRVVNED; translated from the coding sequence ATGTTAAAAAGAGCAAAAAAATTGTATGAAAAATATAAAAAGACAAAAGTTACAGTGGAAGATTTGAAAAAGGCTGGAAAATTGAAAAATCATCTAGGGGCAGTTGCTACAAAATTTGGACTTCTTGTTAGAATACTGCAGGCGGATAGAAGAGAGGAATTTAAGATTCCAGCAATGGATAAGGTAAAAATCATTGGAGCGATTGTTTATGTGATTTCAACAATTGATGCAGTACCTGATATTTTACCTATTATTGGATTTGGCGATGATATTGGGATTGTAGCTTATGTTATTTCAAAATTAGGGAATCTAATTTCTGAATATGAAAAATTTGAGATTCAGAAGAAAAGAGAAGACAAAGATAGGAATGTAGATTGGGATAATCTAAGAGTTGTAAATGAAGATTAG
- a CDS encoding RNA-binding protein yields MKKENFLRQFPKEMEYLASKLYNSYEIARNYEIISFTEEFYTPNFWKKLGKKMGGVNIACDGVFTDSDRRQIAFVPDIFINGNDNFENFYNDSDKNSKNFDIDDEKIKSYEELEENFNKNSFEFPNKLLKISIDSRFREYLHKDFLGSLMGLNIKRELMGDLIIENENRQVLGYIPVSEKIADYIISELKQIGKAPCEIEIIETKNKNSLPKYKYDDKLVTVPSKRLDSIVSTITNLSRTKVIDPIEKGKVLVDYVEEKDKSKMLEIGSLITVRGFGKYKLFLDKGETKKGKERILVKKYI; encoded by the coding sequence ATGAAAAAAGAAAATTTTTTGAGGCAGTTTCCGAAAGAAATGGAATATTTGGCGAGTAAATTATATAATTCATATGAAATTGCACGAAACTATGAAATTATAAGTTTTACAGAAGAATTTTATACACCAAATTTTTGGAAGAAGCTTGGAAAAAAGATGGGCGGAGTGAATATTGCCTGTGATGGTGTTTTTACTGATAGTGATAGACGGCAAATTGCATTTGTACCTGATATTTTTATAAATGGAAATGATAATTTTGAAAATTTTTATAATGATTCTGATAAAAATAGTAAAAATTTCGATATTGATGATGAAAAAATAAAAAGTTATGAAGAACTTGAAGAAAATTTTAACAAAAATAGTTTTGAATTTCCGAATAAATTGTTAAAAATATCGATAGATTCAAGATTTCGTGAATATCTTCATAAGGATTTTTTAGGAAGTCTTATGGGACTTAATATAAAAAGAGAACTTATGGGGGATTTAATTATTGAAAATGAAAATAGACAGGTTTTGGGATACATTCCAGTTTCTGAAAAGATTGCAGATTATATTATTTCAGAATTAAAACAAATTGGAAAAGCGCCTTGTGAAATTGAAATTATTGAAACCAAAAATAAAAACAGCCTTCCAAAATACAAGTATGATGATAAGTTAGTAACTGTTCCGTCAAAACGTCTAGACAGTATAGTTTCAACAATTACCAATTTATCCCGTACAAAAGTAATTGATCCAATTGAAAAAGGAAAAGTGCTGGTAGATTATGTGGAAGAAAAGGACAAGTCAAAAATGCTTGAGATTGGTAGTTTAATTACAGTAAGAGGATTTGGAAAGTATAAGTTGTTTTTGGATAAAGGAGAAACAAAAAAGGGAAAAGAGAGAATTCTTGTGAAAAAATATATTTAG
- the pepF gene encoding oligoendopeptidase F: MERSEIKQEYKWNLSDIYENYSAWEKDFEKVSELKKELAGFKGQFGNEGKLLEFFQKQEEMDKISYKLYRYPQLARDLNSSDKEAVEHLQKVQFLFAEISTELSWVNSELVDNRENIEKWIEKKEFDDYRFGLKNLFRLQKHILEEKESKLLSYYSSFFSAPRSIYSEVTVTDVEWPQVTLSSGEKVDVTPANYSKILSTNRNQEDRKLMFQTFYTIYEKKKNTIAAIYNSILQKGIASKKAYNYDSFLLSHLESDNIPEEIYLNLVNTAKNNTKPLQRYLKLRKKILGLEKYYNFDGSINLIEFNKEYEYDEAKEIVLNSVAPLGKDYVEKMKKAISEGWLDVFEAKGKRTGAYSAGVYGVHPYMLLNYNKTLDSVFTLAHELGHTLHTLYSDENQPFSMADYTIFVAEVASTFNERLLLDYMLENTNDPKERIALLEQEIGNIVGTFYFQALLADYEYQAHKLAEAGEPITAEVLSKIMEDLFDKYYGDIIEKDDLIYIFWARVPHFFNSPFYVYQYATCFASSAILYEKMINSSDENEKKQTLDKYIQLLSSGGNDFPMEQLKKAGVDLSKIETIEAVAKQFDLLLDKLEVEIGKL; the protein is encoded by the coding sequence ATGGAAAGAAGTGAAATAAAACAGGAATATAAATGGAATTTATCAGATATTTATGAAAATTATTCGGCTTGGGAAAAGGATTTTGAGAAAGTTAGTGAGCTGAAAAAAGAATTGGCTGGATTTAAAGGGCAATTTGGGAATGAAGGGAAGTTATTGGAGTTTTTTCAGAAGCAGGAGGAAATGGATAAGATTTCTTATAAATTGTATCGGTATCCTCAGCTTGCGAGGGATTTGAACTCATCGGATAAGGAGGCTGTGGAGCATTTGCAGAAGGTGCAGTTTTTGTTTGCAGAGATTTCTACTGAATTGTCCTGGGTAAATTCGGAACTGGTTGATAATCGTGAGAATATTGAAAAATGGATTGAAAAAAAAGAATTTGATGATTATAGATTTGGACTGAAAAATTTATTTAGACTGCAAAAGCATATTCTGGAAGAAAAGGAAAGCAAACTGCTGTCGTATTACAGCTCATTCTTTTCAGCGCCGAGAAGTATTTATTCGGAAGTTACGGTTACGGATGTGGAGTGGCCTCAAGTTACGCTTAGTTCTGGAGAAAAAGTGGATGTAACGCCTGCCAATTATTCTAAAATTTTGTCTACAAATAGAAATCAGGAAGACAGAAAACTGATGTTTCAGACGTTTTATACAATTTATGAAAAGAAAAAAAATACGATTGCAGCGATTTATAACTCAATTTTACAAAAAGGAATTGCTTCAAAGAAAGCCTACAATTACGATTCATTTTTGTTGAGCCATCTGGAAAGTGACAATATTCCAGAAGAAATTTACTTAAATCTTGTCAATACAGCGAAAAATAATACAAAACCATTGCAAAGATATTTAAAATTGAGAAAGAAAATTTTAGGACTTGAAAAATACTATAATTTTGACGGCTCAATTAACCTAATAGAATTTAACAAAGAATATGAGTATGATGAAGCGAAGGAAATAGTGTTAAATTCAGTTGCTCCACTTGGGAAAGATTATGTAGAAAAAATGAAAAAAGCGATTTCAGAAGGCTGGCTGGATGTATTTGAGGCAAAAGGTAAAAGAACGGGAGCGTATTCTGCTGGGGTTTACGGAGTTCATCCATATATGCTTCTAAATTACAACAAGACTTTAGACAGTGTATTCACATTGGCACACGAACTGGGACATACTTTGCACACTCTTTATTCAGACGAAAATCAGCCTTTCTCAATGGCAGACTACACGATTTTCGTAGCAGAAGTGGCTTCCACATTTAATGAAAGATTACTGCTTGACTATATGCTAGAAAATACCAATGATCCAAAAGAAAGAATCGCACTATTGGAGCAGGAAATTGGAAATATTGTTGGAACATTCTATTTTCAGGCATTGCTAGCAGATTATGAATATCAGGCACACAAGCTGGCAGAAGCTGGAGAGCCAATCACAGCGGAAGTTTTGAGCAAAATTATGGAAGACTTGTTTGACAAATATTACGGCGATATAATCGAAAAAGATGATTTAATCTATATTTTCTGGGCAAGAGTTCCACACTTTTTCAACTCACCATTTTACGTGTATCAATACGCCACTTGCTTTGCCTCATCAGCGATTTTATATGAAAAAATGATAAATTCAAGTGATGAAAACGAGAAAAAACAAACACTAGACAAATACATTCAATTATTAAGCTCAGGAGGAAATGACTTCCCAATGGAACAATTGAAAAAAGCAGGAGTTGATTTATCGAAAATTGAAACAATTGAGGCTGTAGCAAAACAGTTTGACTTGCTGTTAGATAAATTGGAAGTGGAAATTGGGAAGTTGTAG
- a CDS encoding type II toxin-antitoxin system RelB/DinJ family antitoxin: protein MANANLSIRVDKETKEKANELFNKFGLTMTTAVNMFLKTAIRENRIPFELKLEEEPNEVTLEAMREADRIARDDNVKGYDSIEELREALGV, encoded by the coding sequence ATGGCAAATGCAAATTTAAGTATTAGAGTTGATAAAGAAACAAAAGAAAAAGCGAATGAATTATTTAACAAATTTGGCTTGACAATGACAACAGCAGTAAATATGTTCTTAAAAACTGCAATTAGGGAAAATAGAATCCCTTTTGAATTAAAATTGGAAGAAGAGCCAAATGAAGTGACTTTAGAAGCAATGAGAGAAGCTGATAGAATTGCAAGAGATGATAATGTAAAGGGATATGACAGCATAGAGGAGTTGAGAGAGGCACTTGGTGTATAA
- a CDS encoding phospholipase D-like domain-containing protein: MIKKKTTKRTNYTTKKTTRTRNIPKAEQPFLEGISCDIYVGKKAGISVRNAIQKAKKSITVISPFLSGDMITEDIFSSLNKDVQVNIVSKDNEKIYPFLRKNLFKYHSILGFGKFILLLGKIILTILYLILSIAALEIFTLFLFDISFTKSVFPITKNNLLVLTIFLGIFTFFLRTAIKNNEFYYSLRDNFNIHILSKNYNLHSKIYIIDNKIAFLGSLNFTDTGFMLNHETCIKTTDKTAIKHLNNVYKDLLKVNPISLKELKYKINKKN; this comes from the coding sequence ATGATAAAAAAAAAGACAACAAAACGAACTAACTACACAACGAAAAAAACTACAAGAACAAGAAATATTCCAAAAGCTGAGCAACCTTTCCTAGAAGGGATTTCCTGTGATATCTATGTTGGAAAAAAGGCTGGAATTAGTGTACGAAATGCAATCCAAAAAGCCAAGAAATCAATCACAGTAATCTCTCCCTTTTTAAGTGGGGATATGATAACTGAAGATATTTTTAGTTCATTAAATAAAGACGTGCAGGTAAATATTGTTTCAAAAGATAATGAAAAAATTTATCCTTTTTTACGAAAAAACTTATTTAAATATCATTCAATACTAGGTTTTGGAAAGTTTATTCTTCTCTTGGGAAAAATTATACTAACAATACTCTATTTAATTTTGTCAATTGCAGCACTAGAAATTTTTACACTATTTCTCTTTGATATTTCCTTTACAAAGTCTGTATTTCCAATTACAAAAAACAATCTTTTAGTTTTAACAATTTTTCTAGGAATTTTTACATTTTTTCTAAGAACAGCAATAAAAAACAACGAATTTTACTATTCGTTGCGTGATAATTTTAATATTCATATTTTAAGCAAGAACTACAATCTTCACAGCAAAATCTACATAATTGATAATAAAATTGCATTTTTAGGTTCCTTAAACTTTACCGACACAGGATTTATGCTAAATCACGAAACTTGCATAAAAACAACCGACAAAACTGCAATTAAGCACCTAAATAATGTTTATAAAGATTTACTGAAAGTAAACCCAATATCACTTAAAGAATTAAAATATAAAATTAACAAAAAAAATTAG
- a CDS encoding esterase/lipase family protein codes for MNKIANNILIGSIITIGGAVATQNIVAGLLYHKYKIKTYYEKDDKSRKNQDFTVLLHGIYGKSSDMESIAQKFKNDYRIINIQYPTTKDTAEEIVERYIKPNIEDINGQIYADNLHRKIENQYYEIDENGKRKDKKNDENTQKNIKINFVAHSMGTGILRYYLKENPLENLGKVVFISPPSHGSHLADVPFVDKLPVMLGKVVPQFSTKKDSFVNQLGEPNYDYMILIGNKTNNPLYSMIIRGKDDGMVPLETAKMESDNFKIINNTTHTSILKDNRTMKEISDFLKSPDIKENDKKKDNKTN; via the coding sequence ATGAATAAAATAGCAAACAATATATTAATTGGATCAATAATTACAATAGGTGGAGCAGTTGCAACTCAGAATATTGTCGCTGGACTTCTTTACCATAAGTATAAAATCAAGACGTATTATGAAAAAGATGATAAATCTCGAAAAAATCAGGATTTTACGGTACTTCTTCACGGTATTTACGGGAAAAGTTCGGATATGGAAAGTATCGCACAAAAATTTAAGAATGATTACAGAATTATCAATATTCAGTATCCTACTACCAAGGACACTGCTGAAGAGATTGTTGAACGTTATATAAAGCCAAATATTGAAGATATTAACGGGCAGATTTATGCAGACAATCTGCATAGAAAAATAGAAAATCAGTATTATGAAATTGATGAAAATGGTAAACGAAAAGATAAAAAAAATGATGAAAATACACAAAAAAATATAAAGATTAATTTTGTAGCACACTCGATGGGAACTGGGATTTTGCGATATTATTTAAAGGAAAATCCTCTTGAAAATTTAGGAAAAGTTGTATTTATTTCACCACCATCCCACGGAAGCCATCTAGCAGATGTTCCATTTGTAGACAAACTCCCAGTTATGCTTGGAAAAGTCGTTCCACAATTTAGCACAAAAAAGGATAGTTTTGTAAATCAGCTTGGCGAGCCTAATTACGATTATATGATTCTGATTGGAAACAAGACAAATAATCCGCTGTATTCAATGATAATTCGTGGCAAGGACGATGGAATGGTACCTTTGGAAACTGCAAAAATGGAATCTGATAATTTTAAAATTATTAATAATACTACTCACACGAGTATTTTGAAAGATAACCGAACAATGAAGGAGATTTCTGACTTTTTAAAAAGTCCTGATATAAAAGAAAATGATAAAAAAAAAGACAACAAAACGAACTAA
- a CDS encoding type III pantothenate kinase gives MILGFDIGNTHIIPIFYNENGDILATFRIPTHLEFTEDTLFVMLKEFAKNSNLEISDIKNIVISSVVPNINENFTRLGKKYFNINPMFVTLDKVENEIKILPNMERGLGADRIVDILAAKKLYPEKELLIIDFGTATTFDMIKDSTYMGGCILPGITLSINALFSNTAALPKIEFTEPETVLGINTISQINAGIFYGNVGAIKELILQYKNSFPNAYVIATGGQGQKISEYIEEIDEYVAKLGEMGIFEFYNFNKNKYKEII, from the coding sequence ATGATTTTAGGATTTGATATTGGAAATACACATATTATACCAATTTTTTATAATGAAAATGGCGATATTCTAGCAACTTTCAGAATACCGACACATCTGGAATTTACCGAAGATACTCTTTTTGTAATGTTAAAGGAATTTGCAAAAAACAGCAATTTAGAAATCTCAGATATTAAAAATATTGTTATTTCATCAGTTGTTCCAAATATTAACGAAAATTTTACAAGACTTGGAAAAAAATATTTTAACATCAATCCAATGTTTGTAACACTTGACAAGGTAGAAAATGAAATAAAAATTTTGCCAAATATGGAACGTGGTCTTGGTGCAGACAGGATTGTAGACATTTTGGCCGCAAAAAAACTGTATCCAGAAAAGGAACTTTTAATAATTGATTTTGGTACAGCCACAACTTTTGACATGATAAAAGATTCCACTTATATGGGTGGCTGCATTCTTCCTGGAATCACACTTTCAATAAATGCCTTGTTTAGCAATACCGCTGCCTTGCCAAAAATCGAATTTACCGAGCCTGAAACAGTTTTGGGAATAAATACAATTTCACAAATAAATGCCGGTATCTTTTACGGAAATGTTGGTGCAATAAAAGAATTGATTTTACAATACAAAAATTCCTTTCCAAACGCTTACGTTATCGCAACTGGAGGACAGGGACAAAAAATTTCAGAATATATCGAAGAAATTGATGAATATGTAGCAAAACTTGGAGAAATGGGAATTTTTGAATTTTACAACTTCAATAAAAATAAATATAAGGAAATAATATGA
- a CDS encoding OPT/YSL family transporter produces the protein MTKTKKTRTRTKNNEINITFSAIFTGIIGAILVSASSFYIVLKFGALPWPTIMVTLLSMMTLNFFKKANNKEITITHTIMSAGSMVAGGVAFTMPAYLILGGKLTDINQQLLFLTILIGSIAGAFLSYIFRTKLIEEEKLEFPIGEAAYNLVNSGKNTGNIRYVGFGTLFSSIVALLRDFNFSKGKAPIIPALVSLKNLPFSFYVSPLLVGIGYVLGFLNTFVWFLGGAAVIFVGEPLAKMFKIADFPIMKNSFGMGFMIGIGIAVILKIIFSNKSKNNSENRSIVTKLFILSAVSITIIIFIYKLPIFLALVLVLISILCTIIAGYSTGKTGVNPMEIYAIITILVISFLNKMLNGLNIGGIKFSTNLNTLTLFLLACIIAVACGLSGDILNDFKSGYKTKVNPSEQLFGELIGSIASSFVITFLFFVFFRVYKTIGPVENTDLIALQASIVATVINGIPFLNIFFIGLIAGLLLSLLNLPVLTFGIGIYVPFYLTSTVFLGGLASFFGNRISQKSHSNLLLISNGLMSGEAIIGVILSIVAYIKLFVK, from the coding sequence ATGACAAAAACAAAGAAAACAAGAACTAGAACTAAAAATAATGAAATAAATATAACATTTTCAGCAATTTTTACAGGAATTATCGGAGCAATCCTAGTATCCGCCAGTTCCTTTTACATCGTCCTGAAATTTGGAGCATTACCATGGCCTACGATAATGGTCACACTTTTATCTATGATGACTCTAAACTTCTTTAAAAAGGCTAATAATAAAGAGATTACAATTACGCATACAATTATGAGCGCTGGATCAATGGTGGCTGGCGGAGTTGCTTTCACAATGCCTGCCTATCTTATTTTAGGCGGAAAGCTTACGGATATTAATCAGCAGCTGTTATTTTTGACTATTTTGATTGGAAGTATTGCTGGAGCATTTTTATCATATATTTTTCGTACAAAGCTGATTGAAGAGGAAAAATTAGAATTTCCGATTGGAGAAGCAGCATATAACCTTGTAAATTCTGGAAAAAATACGGGAAATATTCGTTATGTCGGTTTTGGAACATTATTTAGCTCCATTGTCGCTCTCTTGCGTGATTTTAATTTTTCAAAAGGAAAAGCTCCTATTATTCCAGCATTAGTCTCACTAAAAAATCTGCCTTTCAGCTTTTATGTGTCGCCTCTTTTAGTCGGAATCGGGTATGTGCTTGGATTTTTAAATACATTTGTCTGGTTTTTAGGTGGCGCTGCTGTAATTTTTGTTGGGGAACCGCTTGCAAAAATGTTTAAAATTGCTGATTTTCCTATTATGAAAAATAGTTTTGGAATGGGATTTATGATTGGAATTGGAATTGCTGTAATTTTAAAAATTATTTTTTCAAATAAATCAAAGAATAATTCAGAAAATAGAAGTATTGTTACAAAATTATTTATTTTATCAGCCGTTTCAATAACTATAATAATTTTTATTTATAAACTTCCTATATTTCTTGCATTAGTTTTAGTACTAATCTCGATTTTATGCACGATAATCGCAGGTTATTCGACTGGAAAGACTGGAGTTAATCCAATGGAAATTTACGCTATAATCACAATTCTGGTAATTTCATTTTTAAATAAAATGTTAAACGGATTAAACATTGGCGGAATAAAATTTTCTACAAACTTAAACACTCTGACACTATTTTTACTGGCTTGCATTATAGCCGTCGCATGTGGACTTTCTGGCGATATTCTAAATGACTTTAAATCAGGCTACAAAACGAAAGTAAATCCATCAGAACAGCTTTTTGGTGAATTAATCGGCTCAATTGCAAGTTCTTTTGTAATAACATTCTTATTTTTTGTATTTTTCAGAGTCTATAAAACTATCGGTCCAGTAGAAAATACCGATTTGATAGCATTACAAGCCTCCATTGTTGCAACAGTAATAAACGGAATTCCGTTTTTGAATATTTTCTTTATTGGACTTATAGCGGGACTGCTTTTAAGCCTGTTAAATTTACCAGTTTTAACTTTTGGAATTGGAATCTATGTACCGTTTTATTTAACTTCAACTGTATTTTTAGGCGGACTTGCAAGTTTTTTTGGAAACAGAATTTCACAAAAATCTCACTCAAACCTGCTTTTAATTTCTAATGGATTAATGAGCGGAGAAGCGATTATAGGCGTTATTTTATCAATTGTTGCTTATATTAAGCTGTTTGTAAAATAA
- the infC gene encoding translation initiation factor IF-3, protein MFFIRGNNRSDEPRMNERIRAREIRVVGDDGEQFGVMSARDALALAAEKELDLVEISPNATPPVCKIMDYGKFKYEKTKKDKENKKKQKNVVIKEIRIKPHIDEHDKETKISQIEKFIAKEHKVKVSLRLTGRERLHAESAIKVLDEFASHFEETATVEKKYGKEQVQKFILLSPKK, encoded by the coding sequence GTGTTTTTTATAAGAGGAAATAACCGATCTGATGAGCCAAGAATGAATGAGCGAATTAGGGCAAGAGAAATTAGAGTTGTTGGTGATGATGGAGAACAGTTTGGAGTAATGTCGGCTAGAGATGCGTTGGCGCTTGCAGCAGAAAAGGAATTGGACTTAGTTGAAATTTCACCAAATGCAACACCGCCTGTATGCAAAATTATGGACTATGGAAAATTCAAGTATGAGAAAACGAAGAAAGACAAGGAAAATAAGAAAAAACAAAAAAATGTCGTTATTAAAGAGATTAGAATTAAACCTCATATTGACGAGCATGATAAAGAAACAAAAATTTCTCAAATTGAAAAATTTATAGCTAAGGAGCATAAGGTAAAAGTCAGCCTAAGACTTACAGGTAGAGAAAGATTACATGCAGAATCTGCTATTAAAGTATTAGACGAGTTTGCAAGCCATTTTGAAGAAACTGCAACAGTTGAGAAAAAATACGGAAAAGAACAGGTTCAAAAATTTATTTTATTATCGCCTAAAAAATAA
- the rpmI gene encoding 50S ribosomal protein L35: MPKMKTHKGTKKRVKVTGSGKISIRHSGKSHILTKKTHKRKKRLGQDAIAPKGAERKIKKALAGQEGR; the protein is encoded by the coding sequence ATGCCAAAAATGAAAACACATAAAGGAACAAAAAAGAGAGTTAAAGTTACAGGAAGTGGAAAAATTTCTATAAGACACTCAGGAAAGAGCCATATCTTGACTAAAAAGACTCATAAAAGAAAAAAACGTCTAGGACAAGACGCAATCGCTCCAAAAGGTGCTGAAAGAAAAATCAAAAAAGCATTGGCTGGACAAGAAGGAAGATAG
- the rplT gene encoding 50S ribosomal protein L20 — protein MPRVKTGIVRRKRHKKVLKEAKGYRGAIKTNYKKANEAVKKAMAYATEHRKLKKRKMRELWIIRINAAARLNGISYSRLMNGLKKAGIELDRKVLADLALNNPAEFAKLVEKVK, from the coding sequence ATGCCAAGAGTAAAAACAGGAATAGTTAGAAGAAAAAGACATAAAAAAGTTTTAAAAGAAGCAAAAGGTTATAGAGGAGCCATAAAAACAAATTATAAAAAGGCTAATGAAGCAGTTAAAAAAGCTATGGCTTACGCAACTGAACATAGAAAATTGAAAAAAAGAAAAATGCGTGAATTATGGATTATCAGAATTAACGCTGCTGCAAGATTAAATGGAATTTCTTATTCAAGATTAATGAACGGACTTAAAAAAGCTGGAATTGAGCTTGACAGAAAAGTTTTAGCAGACTTAGCATTAAATAACCCTGCTGAATTTGCAAAATTAGTAGAAAAAGTTAAATAG
- the hpt gene encoding hypoxanthine phosphoribosyltransferase, with amino-acid sequence MTKDVEFGIKEQLITKEEIQKRLKELGEQITEDFKNENEPLIVVGLLKGSIVFMADLIREIRLPLEIDFIEASSYGEGIQSSREVKILKDLRSTISGKNVLVVEDIIDSGFTLKKVLQLLGSRNPKKVSLCTLLDKPERREVEVDVQYVGFEIPNEFVVGYGLDFNENYRNLEYVGIAEPSVFE; translated from the coding sequence ATGACAAAAGATGTTGAATTTGGAATAAAAGAGCAGCTTATTACTAAAGAAGAAATTCAGAAAAGATTAAAAGAATTAGGAGAACAAATTACAGAAGATTTTAAAAACGAAAATGAACCGCTTATAGTTGTTGGGCTTTTAAAAGGATCGATTGTGTTTATGGCTGATTTGATTAGAGAAATAAGATTGCCACTTGAAATTGATTTTATTGAGGCTTCTAGTTATGGAGAAGGAATTCAAAGTTCTAGGGAAGTTAAGATTTTGAAGGATTTGAGAAGTACAATTAGCGGAAAAAATGTGTTAGTTGTGGAAGATATTATTGATTCAGGATTTACGTTAAAAAAAGTATTACAGCTTTTAGGAAGTAGAAACCCTAAGAAAGTCTCACTATGTACGCTTTTGGACAAGCCTGAAAGAAGAGAAGTGGAAGTTGATGTGCAATATGTTGGTTTTGAAATTCCAAATGAATTTGTTGTAGGATATGGACTTGACTTTAATGAAAATTATAGAAATCTTGAATATGTAGGGATTGCTGAACCATCGGTATTTGAATAG
- the rsmA gene encoding 16S rRNA (adenine(1518)-N(6)/adenine(1519)-N(6))-dimethyltransferase RsmA, which produces MKRNKEKHHKKNKNFENENHKAKKKYGQNFLNDSNLSDEILDIANINEETEVLEIGPGLGFLTEKLIENSKFLTAFEIDNDLIPFLNKKFENKQNFKLIHQDFMEADLKKFFEDKKNVKVVANIPYYITSPIINKLLEYRENIDEIYLMVQKEVAERIASQPHSKNMSLLTHAVQFYAEAEYLFTVSKEKFDPIPKVDSAFLGIKILKDKRYESQISEEKYFKYLKEAFSNKRKSIANNLTKLGFSKDVVGSALEKVGKTRLARTEEFSVQEFIDFIEILEK; this is translated from the coding sequence TTGAAAAGAAATAAAGAAAAACATCATAAAAAGAACAAAAACTTTGAGAATGAAAATCATAAAGCTAAAAAGAAATATGGACAGAATTTTTTAAATGACAGCAATTTATCAGATGAAATTTTAGACATAGCAAATATAAATGAGGAAACAGAAGTTCTGGAAATAGGGCCAGGGTTGGGATTTTTGACAGAAAAATTGATTGAAAATTCTAAATTTTTGACTGCTTTTGAGATAGATAATGACTTGATACCGTTTTTGAATAAAAAATTTGAAAATAAGCAAAATTTTAAATTAATCCATCAGGATTTTATGGAAGCAGATTTGAAAAAATTTTTTGAAGATAAGAAAAATGTTAAAGTTGTGGCAAATATTCCGTATTATATAACTTCGCCGATTATTAACAAACTTTTGGAATACCGTGAGAATATTGATGAAATTTATTTGATGGTGCAAAAGGAAGTGGCAGAGCGGATTGCTTCCCAGCCTCATAGTAAAAATATGAGTCTGCTTACACATGCAGTTCAATTTTATGCTGAAGCAGAATATCTGTTTACTGTGTCTAAAGAAAAATTTGATCCTATTCCAAAAGTTGATTCAGCATTTTTAGGAATAAAAATTTTGAAAGATAAAAGATATGAAAGCCAGATTTCAGAAGAAAAATATTTTAAATATTTAAAAGAAGCATTTTCCAATAAACGAAAGAGTATTGCTAACAATTTAACGAAATTAGGATTTTCAAAGGATGTAGTTGGATCAGCACTAGAGAAAGTTGGAAAGACAAGGCTTGCACGGACTGAAGAGTTTTCTGTTCAGGAGTTTATTGATTTTATTGAGATTTTAGAAAAATAA
- a CDS encoding DUF4911 domain-containing protein: MENTEMQIKSWEYIIQTKKEHIDFINKIIEAYDGLGNVRTLDNQNGLIKILTNSYLLDDMDNAIETLKQKNIEIEILEKREWLGVL, from the coding sequence ATGGAAAATACAGAAATGCAAATAAAAAGCTGGGAATACATTATTCAAACGAAAAAAGAACATATTGATTTTATCAACAAAATCATAGAAGCATACGATGGATTAGGAAATGTAAGAACTCTTGACAATCAGAATGGTTTAATAAAAATTCTTACAAATTCTTATCTTTTAGATGATATGGATAACGCAATCGAAACATTAAAGCAAAAAAATATCGAAATAGAAATTCTAGAAAAAAGAGAATGGCTTGGAGTACTATAA